In Triticum urartu cultivar G1812 unplaced genomic scaffold, Tu2.1 TuUngrouped_contig_6683, whole genome shotgun sequence, the DNA window TCTCATTCCGGGGAGAAGCGCCGTCGGCGTCGCCGTCGGCGGCACAGCAACTGTTGAGCGGCGGCAATCCCAGGTTAGCCCCTCAGCCCATTGATCCCAACTCCGAACTCTGAAATTTAGGAGCGTGAATGCTGACTGAGTAGATAGATTTTCGGTGACCTCGTTGCAGGTTCGTCATGTCGTCGTTGCCGGCGTAACTGTCCTCGACGGACACAACCAGTGCCATTGCGAAATGTCGGGCATCTACGCCAGCGCCGGTGTGGATGCCGGGTACCACCTGCTCATTGTCAAGGGCTACTCGCGTACCAAAGAGTTCTTCCCCACCGGCGAGAACATCACCTCCGGTCATTTTGTAGTAGGAGGCCACGATTGGTTACTCGAGTACTACCCCAACGGCTTGGACCCGAGCTGCGCCGACTACATTTCTGTGTATCTAACCCTTCCCTATGACTCCGATGTCGACGAGGAGGACGTGGAGGTCAAGTTCAGTTTCAGTCTCATCAACCAGGTTGAGAAGCAGATGCCAATGTACATTCGTGGAACTAAAACTTACAGCTTCTCCAGCAGCGTTCCAATGTGGGGCATCAGCAAGTTTGTGAGAAGAGATGCCCTTGAGCAGTCCCCGGATCTGATATCTGATTGTTTTACCATCCGGTGCGACATCATGGTTTGCAAGGACCCCAAAACTAAGGATGATGCCGGTGGCACCCTGCCTGACATTCACCAGCATTTCAGCAATCTCCTTGATGATAAGTTGGGTGCTGATGTGGCATTTGAGGTCGGCGGTGAGACGTCCGCCGCACACCGCTGCGTGCTCGCAGCCCGATCCACAGTGTTCAGGGCACAACTCTTTGGCCCCATGAAGGAGGGCACTGCCACGTCCAGCATCATACAGATCAAGGACATGGAAGCAAAAGTGTTCAGGGCTTTGCTTAGCTTCGTCTACACAGACTCATTCCCTGAGATGTACAAGGACATCATGGAGGAAAATCACATGATAGATTTTGAGGAGCAAGAACAAGCAGATGAAGCTGTAGATGATGAAATGTCAGAAGCTGTGGAACCAGGACAAGAAGAGCATGAAATTTGGCTGCAAGACTTGTTGGTAGCGGCAGACCGATATGATCTCCAGCGGCTCAAGTTCATATGTGAAAAGCGGTTATCTGAGTGCATAGGTGTGAACTCGGTGGCAGCCACCCTTGCTCTAGCTGAGAAGCACCACTGCCACGGATTGAAGGAGGCGTGCTTGGAGTTTATCCAAGTCCAGTCTCCCTCACGTTTGAAGAGAGTAATGGCAACAAGTGGCTGGGAGCATATAATCACAACGTATCCCTCTGTTCTGAACGAGTTCATTGCCAAGCTTATTGCTTCAAGACGGAAGTAACGCTCACTCGGCATATATATGGTACGCATATCCCTTAGACCTCAAGTGACAGTAGCTGCATACATGGGATTTTCTAGAGCGATGGTAGTCTGTGTGCGTGTCTTGCTTTCGTCTCTTCACTGTAAGAAATTTTCCTGTATGCTGAATCTGAAGAATCCAACGTATGGACAAACTGTCCCTTTCATGGAATGGATAATTTATAAATTCAGGTGTAAGCATCAGCATTGATCTGCATCACAGCAACGTGCAAGTTCCCCGCTAGTCTTTTCGTCCTCGTATATTTCTGTGCATTAATTGTGTCATACCTGCATTTGTTGTTTTTCTAGTAGCCTGAAAGTGTCCTTTGAAGTTGTGATTTCTAGACATCCCTGGTCTGGGTTAGCCATGACTCCGTATTATGTGTGATTTACACGATATGCCGATGCTTGTTCTATTAGTCATTAATAATCCTGACATCCACTGTTGCATTAACATCTTTACATGAGCATCATTTTCATGGCCGATTTCGGAATCTGCTTCTTTTTTCAGGGGAAGCAAAGCAATGGAGAGATGCATGCACTAATGCCCGCTGGAGATGCTGCGACGAGATATGATCACTCCTGGTCGTGGGGCAGGGGTGTAAGGGTAGTGCCAAACGCCAGCTGGTTGGGAAGAATTGCTTGGGGGTGCTTGGCCTGAATGACGCCGAGGGCGCCCTGTGCCTCAAGGCCAAACACCAGTTGGTTCTGAAGGCCAAATACCAGCTAGTTCTGAAGGCCACATACCAACTGGAAAATGTACTGGAAAATGCTTCTAGTACTCTTATCTGTGTCTTGTTCTGGAAAAGAATTATAGATGTTGGTGAAAGTTTTTTTCACCACGTGTGTTAATTTCACTTGAAATgctatatgtatgtatgtatgtatgtactGACCCACTCAGGTGTTAAAACCATTCTTTTCTTCCTCTTCCGTTTATCTCATCTCAACATGGAAGAGATGAAGATGGACGATGCGTATTTGCACATGCAATTGACTTTTGCTGTGGTTATCTACTTTGCTTGTTATTTAACTACATGTCACCCAAAAGCTGCTCATTGTTCAGTGCAAGGAGAGGTAGTTCAGCCTTCAATTTCTGCAACTCAACTGCATGATAAGCATTCAGACCCGACATGCGGCTCGGGCACAGTAAAACATTGTAAACTTATTTATTGCATCATCAAATGATTTTTCCTGAAAAAACAGATGCGCACAAGTTTGACCACATGTCCCCTAAAATGTcacatatttcaaaaaaaaatgttACAAAATAAATATGAGAAGACTAGCGCATATTTCAAAAAGAAGTTTACGAAATAAATATGAGACTAGGAACAAATAAGCTATCGGCATATGGTACAATGGAGAGGGGATCACACTGTAAACCCAGACTCATAGATCACACTCTTAAGCAAGAAGAACAATCTGAGGGCAATGCCATTTTATAGCGCCATAGAGAAGGAGGTGAAATGATGGGATTCAGATGGCAAAATTCAAGCCAGCCATATAAATGCACCACGGCCTTCTCCTGTACCTCTTCTCAGGATAAGCCCTTCCGAATTCTAGCATTCCATGTTTCAGAAAGCAAAAGAGCACGACGTCTCAAACTTTTTATTCCTAAAGAGATGAAAAACGAACTCCTCCGGAAGGTCGGTCAGATACTCTGTCCATTTATTCGACAGAACTGAAGCATTCATATTTCAGAACCTGGAAAACGCTCTACCACCTCCCAGAAAAGAATGAACTAGAAACAAAATATCAGGATTTATCACCTCCACTCAATCAGCCTTGTGGGACCAAGCTTCCTACCATTTCCGAATTGCCTTGAATCATTATTTTTTGTGTTTCTAACACATGAACATATGCCGGTTGGTTCAAGTGCTAGAATCAAATATTCAAATACGCTAGATGAACTACCAATTCCAGGCCCTTTGGTTACAAGTCATCCAGCTCCctagcaaaaaaaaaaaaaaactgtGCACGCTGCACGGGAAGGTAGTTTTGCTGCCTTGTTCGATTGTAACACTGTTCAGTGCACGCTGCACAGGAAGGCAGTTATTTGCAAGTGAGTGCCAGTTCTACTTTAGAATTCTTCTCAGAACATGGTTTTCGTTTTTCAGCCACCAAAGACCAAACTTCAGTCCACCCTGTCTACATTTACGGAAAATAAAAATATACAAACCTGACCTAAAAATTGTTCCGCAGAAAAAAAAGCAGCTGATGAAAATCTGAACACATCCAACATACAGAAAGATTGTCTTTCCCCTTGTAGAGTTGCGGCTGGTAAACTGCAAAGGCAATATCCATCCAAGAGTTTGCAATCCTGGAACAGAGCAAAAGCTTTACACAGGTACCAGAACACTAGAAGTGATATCTGGTTCGACTAAACCCAAATGCATCATGCTGGTTTAGGAAAACATACCTTGTAGTCAGAGAGTATAATAACATCTTCAGGAAGAATTGGCCGGAAATATAGTCAACAAATCAATCAGCCCTACCTGAGCAGATGGCAAAATATAAGTAAAAGCACATATCATTGTACTAACTGAACTTTGTTGGAAACTAGCAATGAGAAAAGTGATTTGACTTTGTCAATTATTGGTACACGCTCCACCAAAGTACAAGTAGAAGTGTGCAAATAAAAGAGGACACAGAAATTGTAataagatgaagatcgaatataaGTGAATGCGAACAGTATATACCTCTAATTTCTTCTCAGGGATATGAACAATCTTGTTCCATTCAGCACCTTCCTTCCTCTGAAGCTGGGTATCAAGCTCTGGATGGCATTTTGATAACAAAATAGTCTGCACAGAAGCTGGCAGGCCATCTTCGGGGAGAAACCTCATCATTGGGCACCCACATATGACTAATTTCTCAAGAGATCCCACTATATTCAAATCAACCGGCAAGGAGCAGAAACTGTAACAATCTGCAACGACTAACTTCCGGAGAGCACTAAGATTTCTAAATCCATCCAATGAAGCTAGCTCATTGCAATCTTTAATGGTTATACTTTCCAGAGCAACGAGGTGGGGGGATTCAGAAGCAAATGACAATGATGTCATCAAATGGCAGCTATTGAGCACCAACGTCGAGAGGCAAGTTAGGCCTTGCAAACACCTTGGTAATAAGCTGCAATGAACATTGCTTTGAGCTATTTCAATATGGCAAAGAGATGGAGAAAGTAAATATGTGTCAACTGCTTCTGTACTGACTGATGACAATAACGTTGAACAGTTGCTGATCCTGAACACCTGAAGGGAGCTAAGTCTGTGAAATCCACCAGCTGGCATTGGATCTGTACAGTTCTGCAGGTTCAACTCAGCAACATGGTTTAGTTGCTCAGTGGTTAGGTCACTCAAGAAGCTGCAGGAGCTAACTAGAAAGATCAACCTTGATGCGGTTGCAATTAGTGACTCGATTAAACAAGAAGCTGGCGGGGAATCAGGTGATATTTCGACTTCAACTCTTGGTGTTGCACTAAAGGTTGGTATTTCTCGAATCTTTGGACACCGTGATACGAGTAGTCTTTCAAGGCATGGAAACAAAGAACCATCTTCGATTCCAGACCAGCCATCCCAGTTCAGCATGCCATCAAATATCATGTCTTCCAAAATTGGAAAGCCCTTTACGTCACCATTCCCATAGAATTCTTGACCTATCTCTCTGACAGCATGCATGCCTCTTAGCTCAAGATACTTGAGCAGAGGAAGCTGACCAAAAGGGGGCAACTGTACCCAACCCATGCAGTCCTCAAGAGCTAAAGAACTCAATGCAGTCAGCCAATTTGTCTCAAACCAACTGGGTGACCTCATTCCTCCATATCCAATGATCTTCAGCCGTTCAAGACCACGGTGAGGTCGAAGGGCACTGAGCACATCATTGTCAATATCAGAAGTTAAAGCCCTTGCATGGATGCTCCACTCAAGTTCCAAATATTTGATTTGCTCTTTGCGATCTAGGCAGGCATTAGCTGCCTCTTGCTGATGTTCAACATTCTCGAGAGATCTAATTTTTAGCTGTCCACTAATATTTTTCATCTCCTTCAACTCACCTAGTCTGTAGCCACTCTCCTTCCTGACATGGAACTCCCCGTGGCCACGGAGAAGAGTTTGTCCCCCGAAACCAGATATCGTGGCGCCGCCAACATTGAGAAGGAAAGCTTTTCTTAATTTGAGCAAGTTCCTCTTCATGTTTGCAGGAAGGTTAGCGCATTCACTTTCCCGGCAGGAGTGCCCTCTTGTGACCAAGACCTCCAGGTGATAAAGCCAAATCAATGATGTTTGCCACGGCCTCTGAGGAACCCGAAAAGCGAAATAACGCAGATGTTTAAGAACTTCCACTGATGTCGGCAGCCTATCCAGGCAACAACCACTCAAGTCCAGCACACGGATGCTCTTGGACTTCTTGAATACATCATCTGGAAGGGACAATTTTAAGCAAGACCATGTTTTCTTCCAAACAATCAAGGTGCGCAAATTTC includes these proteins:
- the LOC125530958 gene encoding putative disease resistance protein RGA4; translation: MGAELTVTGWFLSPIIREMQDTALAYIKGQFSWKKDQEKDLERLDITLTEILTIVDVIEKREIKDGNQRRLLSILKDAIYGAVDVLDGFQYMVLKSKVDSQSAVSRVTSTCIYLGKRLIGADEFRRKLADILEKLGIVKTTADTLLKVVNFDNATAKLLPVTRLRVTSPLKENHHIYGRRDELHKLRDMLFEISDSNAPGPSNAPVPSGSSIDVISIIGVGGVGKTSLARLAFGDEQICMNFGLRMWVSVSDTYDEIRLTRDILESLTDANYHTVAEFHELQNALRQKIAGKKFLLILDDVWYDEDRTKWENELLWSKVLSSLNTGLEGSKILVTTRADKACSILHARTPPLRLGGLDRDDYWLLFRNHAFGEKYPGQFPELKEVGIQICRRLNGLPLAAKIIGRLLNADLDVRHWKKVLDSDISDDVMKVLRLSYQHLPVQLKLCFSFCSLFPKDWRFEPQRLTEMWIAQGFVQREDSYDTDTNIEDVAKGYFNELVQRSFFERSLLDLPTEYVMHDLINDLARNVSKDEYVRVENDKQKEIPPNIRHLSISANLLGSMKKTELRNLRTLIVWKKTWSCLKLSLPDDVFKKSKSIRVLDLSGCCLDRLPTSVEVLKHLRYFAFRVPQRPWQTSLIWLYHLEVLVTRGHSCRESECANLPANMKRNLLKLRKAFLLNVGGATISGFGGQTLLRGHGEFHVRKESGYRLGELKEMKNISGQLKIRSLENVEHQQEAANACLDRKEQIKYLELEWSIHARALTSDIDNDVLSALRPHRGLERLKIIGYGGMRSPSWFETNWLTALSSLALEDCMGWVQLPPFGQLPLLKYLELRGMHAVREIGQEFYGNGDVKGFPILEDMIFDGMLNWDGWSGIEDGSLFPCLERLLVSRCPKIREIPTFSATPRVEVEISPDSPPASCLIESLIATASRLIFLVSSCSFLSDLTTEQLNHVAELNLQNCTDPMPAGGFHRLSSLQVFRISNCSTLLSSVSTEAVDTYLLSPSLCHIEIAQSNVHCSLLPRCLQGLTCLSTLVLNSCHLMTSLSFASESPHLVALESITIKDCNELASLDGFRNLSALRKLVVADCYSFCSLPVDLNIVGSLEKLVICGCPMMRFLPEDGLPASVQTILLSKCHPELDTQLQRKEGAEWNKIVHIPEKKLEVGLIDLLTIFPANSS